The genomic window TTACGAGACAGTCCCCACCTTTGAATTTTTGGTGGTATGTTTGGCTACCAtgctaaatgaaaaaaatttaaataacgcgGTCGTCCGTCGACAGCGTTTAGCACGGCCTCAAGATATAATAAGAACAAATTTTACGCAGCAAAATGGCTTTAAACCTATTTGAAATTAATCACTAAACGGgacatataaaatttataatttagcGCGGAGCTCAGGTGAGCCAACGTGTTAAGAAGGGTTTGACCATCTCGAAGTTGCGTTTAGATACGTTGGTTGTGGGGACACTACCTGCAGGGCATATATTTCGTATTACGTATGACCTGAGCTAAGTTTACATAAGTAAGGATTAAACTGTTGCAGTATTCCAAATTGAACTTGGCCAGAGTGACCCGCATCTCTCTGAAAATAATGGTTTACTCCTCTGAAAAAGCGATTGTTTTCTAAACACCGCTACACCATATAAGTATCCcctgcgggttagggggttagaatatacccgcggtagatatgcctgtcgtaagaggcgactaaaataccatattcaaggggttgtgtagcgctaccttttcaggttgccagcgcaatatatagcttctccaaaccctattgtcaaccacaccttcgagcggcgaatcccgcttcactaacagacgaggctctggcgaccccaagctcctcatggaacttggggtggggagggagggatgccctgaaggtttaatgtggccatataaatcgttcccgagaaggtCAGGCTatcaccttaatggagctgtgttaccggagcgtaccggatctgtagccggcaaacgaccatcacatcggtaacactccccaaagccttcggggagcaaccttatcgctacaacaacagcaacaaccacaaccgtATAAGAGTGGTAATGGGTAAAAAGATACAGcctctgtcgtaagaggcgactaaaataccagattcaaggggctgtatagcgcaaccctccaggttgccagcgcaatatatcgcttccccaaacccaattgtcaacctcacctatccgcggcgaatcctgtttcactaacagacgtggCTCTGGAGACCCAAACTCCtcagggaacttgggggtggggaggaaggtgatggcctgaaggtttaatgtggccacataaatcgttctcgagatggtcgggctagcaccttaatggtgctgtggtaccggagcgtaccggatctgtatccgacaaaggaccattacatcgataacactccccaaagccttcggggagcaaccttatcgctacaacaactacaacaacacagTCTACTGAATAACGTATGTAATTCACAAACGATTAAGTGTCGTAACAAGAACAAGGTCGCGAATTATAGGcccattgcaaaattatcatctgtttcaaaattattcgagtacatcgtgaaacaaaaaatgtactttgctgttaaacctctaatcactgaaaatcagcatggttttatggccGGTAGATCCACTGTAACAAACCTATCTATCTTCTCTATTTTTGCATATCTTCTTTTAATGACCGTTGTCAATTTGATACTGTGTacactgatttctcaaaagcatttgataaagttagtcattcaatcctgatttctaaattgactcgcttgggcttccactcgatgtttttatcatggattaaatcATTCCTCCACCAGCGTAGCTGTGTTGTGGTTATAGACAATAACTCTTCAAACCCATTCACAGCTACCTCCggggtgcctcaaggtagcatacttggctcgttactttttgtaatttttataaacgatatttccacctgcttacatcactctaattttctattatacgctgatgacctaaagattTTTAATACCATCGCAAACTCAGACGACGTGATTAAAAtgcaatctgatttagataacgttGCTGTTTGGTGTCGTGCCAATAACTTGCCACTAAATGTTAGCTAATGCTTTCTTGTAAACTTTTCTAAATCACGTGGCCTCATTCCCACTTCCTACTCTCTTGATGGGACCCACCTCTCAACTCTTAACGAGATAAAGGACTTGGGTGTTGTCttcgattcgaaattttctttcacgacTATTATAAATTCTACTGTTGCTAAGGCGTATTCACTTCTGGCTTTTATTAGGCGTTCCTGCACAGACTTCACGGATCCATACACCCTCAAGTTATTGTTCACTGCACTAGTTCGTTCGAAGCTGGAATATGCCTGTTTTATTTGGAGGCAATATCATGAATGCCATATTgttaggcttgaacgtgtgcagaaagcgtttgttcggttcgcgctgcgctcgatgaacttttctgaaccgattccatctTATAAATCCAGGTGCTCACTTATCAAATTAGAGTCCCTGGAATGCAGAAGAACTGTCCTATCGCTCACGATTGTTTATGACATCATTAATGGCGTAGTTCATGCACCTTGTCTCCTCAGGAGTCTCCGATTCCATATCCCTATAAGGCCTCTTCGTAATATACCTATTTTCTATACGGATTGTGTCCGAACCCTCTATGCCTCAAACGCacctttgcttagagctatgaccgactttaatcgcatctctgattcttcagatattgattttgctctttctaagtttacttttaaaacaatacttactgatTTCTTTTCAAACATATAAATGTTCTGGTCAATCTCTTCatagcatgtaagttttattgtgtctatactcaacttatgtactatactattaaataattatctaattttaatttaacattgttatctagtctgtaagggctttaaatgccgtagactgaaataaaaaaaaaaatataaaaaaaataaattaaaaaaataaaatctatctTTATccattaaatatttgtttttcttaAGACTACTTTTGATATACTTTCGGAATCGTTTTAATAGACATTTATAACGGACATACATAAAACGGATATCACATCCTATCATGAATACAATGGCTCATATCTAAGGAAATCCCTTGAGGAATATTAATTAGCAAAAACTAAGCTATGCCAGAAAAGCGAAATACGCCGCATGAACTGCGTGTCTATAAGATTGTCATACTAGGGGATGGAGGGGTTGGTAAATCGGGTAATAATATGTCGAatataatttgtatttttcattaatactaattattttatatatttatatattcaatgtACTAGCTGTGACTTTGCAGTTTGTAAGTCATAGTTTCACGGACTATCATGACCCAACAATAGGTAAGTAATTGCCAATTATAGTTTAACAATTAAGATTATATATATTCATTTCCAGAGGACTCCTATCAACAACAGGCAGTAATCGATGGCGAAGCCGCACTATTGGATATACTCGACACAGCTGGTCAGGTAGAATTTACGGCAATGCGAGATCAATATATGCGTTGTGGGGAAGGTTTCATAATATGTTACTCAGTAACTGACCGGCATAGCTTTCAGGAGGCATCAGAGTATCGCAAACTAATTCAACGCGTTCGACTTTCAGAGGATATCCCCTTAGTACTAATAGCAAACAAGATTGATCTGGTTTTAGCAAGAaaagtaaaattgaaaaaaaaaaaaaaataaataaaaaattaaatacataagcATTACCTTAACAATGTACGTATTTCCTTTATTACATTGTTTAATTAAACAGGTAACCACTGAGGAAGGAAAGAATTTGGCAAATCAGTTCGGCTGCCCTTTCTTTGAGACATCTGCATGTGAAAGACTTTGCATTGACGAACCTTTCTATACACTTGTACGTGAAATACGTAAAAAAGAGGTAAACACTTGCTTTGTATATCGACTGATGAGTGGAGTATCACCAGATCTCGGCTACCGTTTCGAAAAAGACCTTATTGAGAAAGTGTTTGAAGAACGCTTTACCTTAGAATTTCCTTTTCATACGCTCTGATTCATACTTTACGTTATTCTGGCAGTGGAGGTATTTATGAAAAGTAATATGAAAAAGAAATTCTGAGATAAGACGTTTCGAACTGGCAGTCAGTTCGGGCTTTGATATGTTACATTTTGATTTATATtattaatactttttctttaaaggCACAGGGTAGTGGCACAAGTTCCGAAAAGTTACATTCCCGTCGTCGAAGCCGATGGTGGCGAATACGATCGATTTTTGCCTTGGTATTTCGTCGTCGCCGTAATCTTAATTAGGTTTGAACGAGTAAGGTGTCCGCATACATATACTGAAATATGTATGAGCCATTATTAGAGCTAGTCTTAAGTGGATCTGAGTATAGCAAGGTTGTGTATACTTTCATGCAACATTTTAATGTTATGCATTCAATCAAAATCGGATACAAAATTGGTTGCAGATTTTAATAAGCTGCAAATAATAAACTAAATATTGTTTCCAAAAAATACGTTTCAATgtaattcatacatatgtatgtatatggttgAAACGAAATTACTATAGTTTATATTCTAATAATATATTTGTAGATGAAATTCACAAAATACAAAAGGAAGTTCcatttgaaaaatcttattttatatgaatcgCTCAGCCTAAAAGAATTTCGATTTGGATTCAACTAGCCCTGTGCATGAATCAACCAAAAGAGGTCTGTTAGGCAATGGCATCTTGCTGCCTGGTGAAATTGATATCCCCATAGTAAATGAACGTTCAGTTAATCCGCTAAGGGCACATTCTTTATAAGAATCGTTATTGCAATAAACTGCTAGCTTTCTGTTAAGAGGTAAAACTTTCGTGCAATATTTTTAGATATCCATATTGCAGAGAAAAGCCAtatatcaaaaatatattttttctcgcGAACTTTTTCATGGTTTTTcccaaaaattaaaacatttgtgGAAGTGTTTTGCAAGCGGAATAAAAACAGTTAAGAAATTCCAAGGTCATAATTAAAACAGTAAATATCAAATCGCACGATGTTGCCTAAAACTATTCAAATATTTCAGTGAAAATCAAGCTGATGTTAGTATCAAACTCGGTTGTCACTACAAAGCAAACCTCTAGAAATTTGGGTTTCAATGAAAAAGTGAAAGGAAAATGTTTTTATAAATCCTCACACAAGTTCCgataaaattaatttatatttttacaaagtcAGATAATAGCATTGGAATGCCTTGAACGTCGCAAAATGGGCTGGAGttttcaaaaaattaccaatAGTCTGTCAACTTCATGATTTTGGATTTAtttcattaataatatttttaaagtagACGTTATAAAAGTAGCAGGTGTCATACCAATGCTCAAAAtttcataaacatataaattAGGAGCCGCAATTTAAGTTCACACATCAAGTTTGGTCATTGTAGGGTACTATTTTGTCATAAATCACGttttttttcattacaaaatacgATAGAAGAAAGATTTCGGCTATTCAAAATGGCAATGGAAGATACATAGGTGCCGttgaatccacataccaaatttcatctaaaCCATGCATGCAACTAATCTATCGAAAGTCGGTGGTGGTCTTGGCAAaggattttattttattagaGCCATAGGTTAGGTTGTGTATAGTCGGCGCTTATCAATTCACGTTTTCAGAGAACAGGCCTGAAATATTGTGTTTATTAATATATCATTGTTAGTGTTCGAGATAGACACACGCATATATTTATATAGGTATAAATACGTAAATTCGCTATACTAAAAAAGGGTCTATACATAATTCTGACATACACAATCCTgacataaataactccaacaaGAACAAAATTCGGACACGAAATTCCGATAAAAATCCCGATCAAATATGAACATAACTTAAAAGAATTAAACTTTCACCTTTTGATATATTTATTTGTGTTCTACTGCTATTTGTCTGGATTGTGTGTTGACGGTATTTCTGACAATTGGATTAAAAATATGAAATGTTGCAACTAACGAGCACAAAGTCTTAAAAACTAAAGtactaataatttttgttgttatatcggcctactgattttaagatcgcgggttcgaatcgagcgcaaggcctaacaataattttttatcattattattgttatgataaattttttcttaattgaaaaaatttttaaattagaatagaagaaagaaaaaattttacacaactcctaaacgttgccgatgaaggaatttagcagttcccgaaatggatctatacaacgagctttggcagttgtctaaaatgttttctttcttctattctaatttaaaaattttttcaattaagaaaaaatttatcataacaataataatgataaaaaattattgttaggccttgagctcgattcgaacccgcgatcttaaagtactaatacatatattaaatacatCCTCAAGGAACAAAAGGAAAATCTTGGTATTATTTATTCATAAATTGTAATATTAAAATAATGAGATCGATCTGCTCAAAACATGACTTTATTCTTAAAATTGTTAATAATTTAGTGTGAAAATGTAAGCAAGCGGATGTGAACAACTACTAAGTAACAAAATAATTTATATTCAGATATGAATGTTATTATGTGGATACCAGAATTGAAAAAGCTTTTTAATTGATTaacaaataatattttatttggtatatgtatgtaaataatttgATGCATTATACTGCTCATATCTATTTTTATGATTTACttgttgttttaaaaaaattgttgtcTGTTAACAAATACAGCAGCTAACACGATTTAGCAgcagcaatttttataaaatttcgtacATTAAAATTTCCATGACTTTTGTAacggaaactatgcaaaccaatctcaaaaacataTTCGAAAAAATACGAAGGTTCGaaaaagtttttatttagggctttCTGAATTTTGTTTAAGTATGCAGCTTGATTTTTGGCGCGTAAAGGGGTTTGccttttttttgtatgaaagaaaactagaaaaatgtttcaaaaatcaatgcgaattttggcaggcctataaATTGCACTtgtgagactaaaattgattgggctacaaaaccgcACACCCATATTTTTTGGAAAACGATTTTAAGATTGGATTGAGATAGCTTCAGTTTAtcgagagtaaaaaaaaaaacattttaaagtactaaatttgataaaaactgccAGTGCTGTTTTCAGGATCGCTGCTATATGTAACTATAAATATATTTCTAAGTTCATCTTACCGTACCTGAGTGAATAAATATTACTCATAAAACTAATACATTGTGACACTCGGATGTTATTGATCAATAAAAACTGTTACTAAAATGGTAAAATGCCAGAAAAGGCACAAAACTTGTAACTTAATGTTCCTTCGTTATTGAATAGttttaagtttgttttattttatttaaatgtccTAATTAGTTCATGAAATAAAcacaatatacatatatctatgcaTATTTATTTTGGCTGAATCATTTTGAAGAAttgtaattttaagtttttcttttactTATGAGATAAGCATAAGTTACTGTATATGTTATGTATTTTTAGTGTTTATGTAAATCGAATAAAACTGGACACTTTCTAATTAGTTCGAGTCAAAAATGAATTATACTTGAAGGCTAATGCTTGCAAAGTACCTGCAATTTGAATCGATTATGTTTAGAGTAAAGAAGCCTCAAGAGTTTTTCTTTTGctgggtttttcagtgcgagcgTAAAtcccagttaaagttgactagaattTAACCCTGCAACCTCgcccgcttaagctgagatgagcagcaaaattttgttATGCCTAGGTTAAACTTTAGTctactttaactagagtttaaactcgcagtGAAAAACTAGGCATTATTTGCATAAA from Eurosta solidaginis isolate ZX-2024a chromosome 3, ASM4086904v1, whole genome shotgun sequence includes these protein-coding regions:
- the Ric gene encoding GTP-binding protein Rit2 — protein: MPEKRNTPHELRVYKIVILGDGGVGKSAVTLQFVSHSFTDYHDPTIEDSYQQQAVIDGEAALLDILDTAGQVEFTAMRDQYMRCGEGFIICYSVTDRHSFQEASEYRKLIQRVRLSEDIPLVLIANKIDLVLARKVTTEEGKNLANQFGCPFFETSACERLCIDEPFYTLVREIRKKEAQGSGTSSEKLHSRRRSRWWRIRSIFALVFRRRRNLN